The sequence CCGCAAGCAAGGCCGCGCCGCCATCGACTGGATCGCGGATTACTACGAGCGCGTGGCTTCCCTGCCCGTGCTCTCGCAGGTGAAGCCCGGCGACATCTACCGCTCGCTCCCCGCCCAGGCGTCCGCGAAAGGCGAGCCCTTCGAGCACATCTTCCGCGACCTGGACGAGAAGATTCTCCCCGGCATCACTCACTGGCAGTCGCCCAACTTCTTCGCCTACTTCCCCGCCAACAGCTCCGCGCCCTCGGTGCTGGGCGACCTCTTGTCCTCCGGCCTCGGGGTCCAGGGGATGCTGTGGGCCACCAGCCCCGCTTGCACCGAACTGGAGACGCGGGTGCTGGACTGGCTGGTGGAGATGCTCGACCTGCCGCGGACGTTCCTCTCCACTGGCCGCGGCGGTGGCGTCCTCCAGGACACGGCTTCGAGTTCGACGCTCTGCGCCCTGCTGGCCGGCCGGGAGCGTGCCACCGCTTTCGCCTCCAATGAGACCGGATGCGACGGCAAGCTGACGGTTTACGCCTCCACCCAGGCGCACTCTGCGACGGAGAAGGCGGCGAAGATAGCGGGCATCGGCGCCAAGAACGTGCGGAAAATCGAAGTGGACGCCAACTTCTCGATGCGACCGGGTGCGCTGGCCCGCGTCATCGGCGGGGACAAGCTGGTCGGAAAGCAGCCGGCCTTCGTCTGCGCCACGGTGGGAACCACTTCCAGCATGGCCATGGACCCGCTGGCGGAGATCGGCGCCATCTGCCGCGAGAACAACGTCTGGCTGCACGTGGACGCAGCCATGGCCGGCACCGCCGCCCTCTGCCCCGAGTTCCGCCACATCCATCGCGGCTTGGAGCTAGCTGATAGCTACTGCTTCAACCCTCACAAATGGATGCTCACCAACTTCGACTGCGACTGCTTCTACGTCGCCGATCGCAAGGCGCTTATCGATACTCTGAGCATCCTGCCCGAATTCCTGCGTACCAAGGCGACCGAATCCGGCGCCGTCTTCGACTACCGCGACTGGCACATCCCGCTGGGCCGCCGCTTTCGCGCGCTCAAGCTGTGGTGCGTCATCCGCCACTACGGTGTGGAAGGCCTGCAGGCGATGGTGCGCAACCATGTCGCCCTGACGCAGCAGTTCGCCGGCTGGGTGCGCGCCGACTCGCGCTTCGAGCTCGCCGCGCCGGTCAGCCTCAATCTGATCTGCTTCCGCCTGAAAGGGACGGACGACCAGAACCAGCAGCTGATGGATCGTCTGAATTCGAGCGGCAAGCTCTACCTCTCCCACACCCGGCTCGACGGCAAATTGACCCTTCGCTTCTGCGTAGGCCAGACGTACACTGCCGAGCAGCACGTCCACGCCGCCTGGGACGAAATCCAGCGGACCGTGGAATTCTGAAATCTTCTATGGATTTCGACCAACTGGAAACATTCCTCGAGGTAGCGCGGCACGCGAGCTTCTCGCGCGCGGCGGAGAAGCGCTTCCGCACGCAGCCCGCCATCTCCGCCCAGATCCGCGCGCTCGAGGAGGAAGTGGGCGCGCGCCTCCTCGACCGCTCCGGAGGCCGCGTGGCGCTCACCGCCCCGGGCAAGGTCTTCCAGCGCTACGCCGAGGAAGCGCTGGAATCGCGCCGCGCCGCGCTGGCCTCCGTGGGCGAGATGGAACGCGTCCCCCGCGGCGAGATCGTGGTGGGCGCCAATGAAGCCACCTGCCTGCACATCCTTCCCGAGGTCTTCGCGGACTTCAAGAAGCAGTACGCCAGCGTCGCCGTGAGCATCCATCGCTCCGAGCGGGCGCGCATCATGGAGGCC comes from Terriglobales bacterium and encodes:
- a CDS encoding pyridoxal-dependent decarboxylase codes for the protein MPDKPHMSPMTHMTNEEFRKQGRAAIDWIADYYERVASLPVLSQVKPGDIYRSLPAQASAKGEPFEHIFRDLDEKILPGITHWQSPNFFAYFPANSSAPSVLGDLLSSGLGVQGMLWATSPACTELETRVLDWLVEMLDLPRTFLSTGRGGGVLQDTASSSTLCALLAGRERATAFASNETGCDGKLTVYASTQAHSATEKAAKIAGIGAKNVRKIEVDANFSMRPGALARVIGGDKLVGKQPAFVCATVGTTSSMAMDPLAEIGAICRENNVWLHVDAAMAGTAALCPEFRHIHRGLELADSYCFNPHKWMLTNFDCDCFYVADRKALIDTLSILPEFLRTKATESGAVFDYRDWHIPLGRRFRALKLWCVIRHYGVEGLQAMVRNHVALTQQFAGWVRADSRFELAAPVSLNLICFRLKGTDDQNQQLMDRLNSSGKLYLSHTRLDGKLTLRFCVGQTYTAEQHVHAAWDEIQRTVEF